A window from Chitinispirillum alkaliphilum encodes these proteins:
- a CDS encoding Cysteine desulfurase, translating into MIYFDHNATTPVLPEVRAVVEEAMESYWGNPSSIHCCGRKAFAELERARERVAGLINASADEIYFTSGGTESDNLALFGIMNLHSDKEMVYSAIEHPAVMAPALHLQSLGRKCHAIEVDNSGIINTTVLSEKINKNTCLVSVMAANNEIGTLQPIDEIGEIVSAGANAVFHCDAVQALGKIPLDVKRSKIDLLSLSSHKVNGPKGVGVLYVRRGIKIDPIFFGGHQERNIRPGTQNLPAVLGFVTAAEICCNRMKENSEKLFSLTEYMYSRIVAEINEVIRNGDSGRRIPGTINLSFSGVETQVLVAALDQEGICISGGSACQSGSVDPSAVVLALGRRYQEAACAVRFSLGFSNTKEEVDDCIDSLKNVVERIRGHN; encoded by the coding sequence ATGATATATTTCGACCATAATGCCACGACACCTGTGTTGCCTGAAGTGAGAGCTGTTGTAGAGGAGGCGATGGAGAGCTACTGGGGCAATCCCTCTTCAATCCATTGCTGTGGAAGAAAGGCATTTGCAGAGCTTGAGCGTGCAAGAGAGAGAGTTGCAGGTCTAATTAATGCATCTGCGGATGAGATCTATTTTACCTCGGGTGGTACAGAATCTGATAATTTGGCGCTGTTTGGGATAATGAATCTTCATTCGGATAAGGAGATGGTTTATTCTGCAATCGAGCATCCGGCGGTTATGGCTCCTGCATTGCACCTGCAGTCTCTGGGGCGGAAATGTCATGCGATTGAAGTTGACAACTCGGGTATAATCAATACAACTGTATTGTCGGAAAAGATAAATAAAAATACCTGTCTTGTATCGGTGATGGCAGCTAATAACGAAATCGGAACACTTCAGCCAATAGATGAAATAGGTGAAATTGTTTCAGCCGGTGCTAACGCAGTTTTTCACTGTGATGCGGTTCAGGCTTTGGGAAAAATCCCTTTGGATGTGAAGAGATCGAAAATTGATCTGCTTTCACTATCATCTCACAAGGTAAATGGTCCAAAGGGTGTTGGGGTGTTGTATGTGCGTAGAGGAATAAAAATCGATCCGATTTTTTTCGGGGGGCATCAGGAGAGAAACATAAGGCCGGGGACACAGAATTTGCCGGCTGTTTTGGGGTTTGTAACGGCTGCAGAGATATGTTGTAACAGAATGAAGGAAAACTCTGAAAAGCTTTTCAGTTTAACAGAGTATATGTACAGCCGGATAGTGGCTGAAATCAATGAAGTAATAAGGAATGGTGATTCCGGAAGGAGAATTCCCGGTACCATCAATCTCTCATTTAGTGGGGTGGAAACACAGGTTTTAGTTGCTGCACTGGATCAGGAGGGAATATGCATCTCCGGCGGATCAGCCTGTCAGTCTGGGAGTGTGGATCCGTCTGCGGTGGTGCTTGCGTTGGGGAGACGTTACCAGGAAGCTGCATGCGCTGTGAGATTCTCTTTGGGTTTTTCAAATACGAAGGAGGAAGTTGATGACTGTATCGACAGTTTAAAGAATGTTGTGGAAAGAATAAGGGGCCACAACTGA
- a CDS encoding Glutamate-1-semialdehyde aminotransferase, with protein sequence MYEIAKSAEASKRAVQFIPGGVNSPVRSFRSVGGSPLYIKSAKSAYVEDIDGNSYVDYVASWGPMILGHSCEAVVEAVIKAAQRGTSFGAPTEAESELAELITRFVPSVDMVRLVNSGTEATMSALRLARGYTGKNLLVKFEGSYHGHGDSFLISAGSGAATLGIPNSPGVTKNTASETLVARYNDLSSVEEIFSKHGDNIAALFVEPVSGNMGVIAPDKGFLEGLRNITRKYGALLVFDEVMTGFRLARGGAQQLFDIKPDLTTFGKIIGGGLPVGAYGGKKEIMEMIAPSGPVYQAGTLSGNPLATAAGIAVLRTIESIPGFYQVMEEKSQRLHKGLLEVFQNARVPVTINRVGSMITTFFTQRKEVRNYNDVSSCDTEKYASFFHQLLSRGIYLSPSQFEASFVSYAHTDEDIDRTVKQVETVIKGGGY encoded by the coding sequence ATGTATGAAATCGCTAAGAGCGCTGAAGCATCGAAAAGAGCTGTACAGTTTATTCCGGGAGGGGTAAACTCTCCGGTTCGTTCTTTCAGGAGTGTAGGGGGCAGCCCCTTGTATATTAAATCTGCAAAGAGTGCTTATGTGGAGGATATCGATGGCAACAGCTATGTAGATTATGTGGCCTCCTGGGGGCCTATGATTCTGGGACATAGCTGTGAAGCCGTTGTGGAGGCTGTGATCAAAGCGGCACAAAGAGGGACCAGTTTCGGGGCACCGACAGAGGCTGAAAGCGAACTTGCCGAGCTGATCACCCGGTTTGTCCCATCGGTTGACATGGTGAGACTGGTTAACTCCGGCACTGAGGCAACCATGAGCGCACTTAGGCTTGCAAGGGGATATACCGGAAAAAACCTTCTTGTAAAATTTGAAGGTTCATACCATGGCCATGGCGATAGTTTCCTTATTTCCGCGGGCTCAGGAGCGGCAACTCTGGGGATTCCAAACAGTCCCGGGGTGACAAAAAACACCGCTTCAGAAACTCTTGTTGCCAGGTACAATGATCTCTCTTCTGTTGAAGAGATTTTCAGTAAACACGGGGACAATATCGCAGCCCTTTTCGTTGAACCGGTTTCCGGGAATATGGGTGTGATTGCTCCCGATAAGGGCTTTTTGGAGGGGTTGCGGAATATAACCAGAAAATATGGTGCCTTACTGGTGTTTGATGAAGTTATGACCGGGTTCAGATTGGCCAGAGGCGGTGCTCAGCAACTCTTTGACATAAAACCAGATCTTACCACTTTCGGTAAAATTATAGGAGGTGGTTTACCAGTTGGGGCTTATGGTGGAAAAAAAGAAATAATGGAAATGATCGCCCCAAGCGGACCGGTTTATCAGGCGGGAACCCTCTCTGGAAATCCTTTGGCCACTGCAGCTGGTATAGCCGTATTGCGCACCATTGAAAGTATCCCCGGTTTTTACCAGGTTATGGAGGAAAAATCACAGCGTCTTCACAAGGGGCTGCTTGAGGTTTTCCAAAATGCACGGGTTCCGGTTACAATAAACAGAGTGGGTTCAATGATCACAACCTTTTTTACCCAAAGAAAAGAGGTACGCAACTATAACGATGTCAGCAGTTGTGACACAGAAAAGTATGCATCATTTTTTCATCAGCTGCTTTCAAGAGGAATTTATCTCTCTCCGTCTCAGTTTGAAGCCTCATTTGTGTCTTATGCACATACAGATGAAGACATCGACCGTACCGTTAAACAGGTTGAAACTGTTATAAAAGGGGGAGGGTATTAA
- a CDS encoding delta-aminolevulinic acid dehydratase: protein MTFPLTRLRRLRQSSSIRALVRETSLSPESFVLPLFVRSGEKIREPVKSMPGLYRFSADQIIEQCRIAMDAGIRAVLLFGIPDYKDERGSSGYDKSGVVQRAVAAIKKQLPGMIVITDVCNCEYTSHGHCGPLVEGKVDNDSAVEILSRQALSHVEAGCDMVAPSDMMDGRVGIIRNCLDCNGHTEIPIMSYSAKYASAFYGPFRDAVCTSLAHGDRSTYQMDSANGREAMREAALDLHEGADIIMIKPALAYLDIIRRVREGFDAPVAAYSVSGEYSMIKAAAQNGWLDEHKAMMEVLTSIKRAGADIIITYYAIEAAKILNS from the coding sequence ATGACATTTCCCCTGACCCGCCTGAGAAGGCTTCGTCAGAGTAGTTCAATTCGGGCACTGGTTCGGGAAACCAGCTTATCCCCTGAGAGTTTTGTACTTCCCCTGTTTGTTCGTTCGGGGGAGAAGATCAGGGAACCTGTAAAATCTATGCCTGGTCTTTATAGATTTTCTGCAGATCAGATTATAGAGCAGTGCAGGATCGCAATGGATGCAGGTATAAGGGCGGTACTGCTTTTTGGGATACCAGACTATAAAGATGAAAGGGGCAGCTCCGGTTATGATAAGAGTGGGGTAGTACAGAGAGCGGTAGCAGCCATAAAGAAACAGCTGCCTGGTATGATTGTTATAACCGATGTGTGCAATTGTGAATACACCAGTCATGGTCATTGCGGTCCACTTGTTGAGGGAAAGGTGGATAATGATTCTGCGGTGGAAATTCTCTCCCGTCAGGCTTTGTCCCATGTTGAAGCGGGGTGTGATATGGTGGCTCCAAGTGATATGATGGATGGGCGTGTGGGGATAATCCGAAACTGCCTCGATTGCAACGGACATACCGAAATTCCTATTATGTCTTATTCTGCCAAGTATGCCTCGGCATTTTACGGTCCCTTCAGGGATGCGGTCTGCACCTCACTTGCACATGGGGACAGAAGTACCTATCAAATGGATAGTGCAAATGGCAGAGAGGCTATGCGCGAAGCCGCACTTGATCTTCACGAGGGGGCGGATATCATCATGATAAAGCCTGCTCTGGCATATCTGGACATTATAAGAAGGGTCAGGGAGGGATTTGATGCCCCGGTGGCCGCGTACAGTGTAAGTGGTGAGTATTCGATGATTAAAGCTGCGGCTCAGAACGGATGGCTTGATGAACACAAGGCGATGATGGAGGTGCTGACTTCAATTAAAAGAGCTGGTGCGGATATAATTATCACCTATTACGCCATTGAAGCTGCAAAAATTCTCAACTCCTAA
- a CDS encoding transcriptional regulator AsnC family, giving the protein MIGYHSTLAAFRTDKSDTEKTATILNALPGVSHNYLRDNYYNLWFTLTSPKRVDLKKKIAYLADEAGVGKWLYLPAVKTFGIGLKLKMGQGVSQSSQSDPSTLSTDITPDPVDTEFIRELQNDLPLTEEPFSHAAQVLGKSQENIVSQIENYLKQGVIRRVSAILHPVKAGYRANILVVWSVDQEHRDRFGSYAAAVPEVSHCYERLPNSGWPYSIYTMVHGCSADHCRGVIERIAREQKLEMYCELPTMKEYKKERVRYYETKNES; this is encoded by the coding sequence ATGATCGGGTATCACAGCACCCTGGCTGCGTTCCGTACAGATAAATCGGATACAGAAAAAACAGCAACTATCCTGAATGCTCTTCCAGGGGTTAGTCACAACTACCTAAGAGACAACTACTACAATCTGTGGTTTACGCTTACCAGCCCCAAAAGAGTAGATCTAAAAAAAAAGATAGCTTATCTGGCTGATGAGGCTGGTGTGGGTAAGTGGCTATATCTTCCTGCAGTGAAAACCTTTGGCATAGGTCTGAAACTAAAAATGGGTCAAGGAGTCAGCCAATCTTCACAGTCGGACCCCTCAACGCTTTCAACTGATATCACTCCGGACCCTGTTGATACTGAATTTATCAGAGAGCTTCAGAATGACCTTCCTCTCACAGAAGAGCCTTTCAGCCATGCTGCACAGGTTCTTGGCAAATCACAGGAAAACATTGTCTCCCAGATTGAAAATTACCTTAAACAAGGTGTTATCAGGCGGGTATCTGCCATATTACACCCTGTAAAGGCGGGTTACAGGGCTAACATACTGGTTGTTTGGTCAGTTGATCAAGAACACAGAGACCGTTTCGGTTCTTATGCCGCAGCGGTTCCGGAGGTAAGTCACTGCTATGAGCGTTTACCAAACAGCGGGTGGCCATATTCTATATATACTATGGTTCACGGATGTTCTGCAGATCACTGCCGTGGTGTTATTGAAAGAATCGCCAGGGAACAAAAGTTGGAAATGTACTGTGAGCTACCCACAATGAAAGAATACAAAAAGGAGCGGGTAAGGTATTATGAAACAAAAAATGAAAGCTGA
- a CDS encoding 3-oxoacyl-[acyl-carrier-protein] synthase, KASIII: MTSFNTVLHLPAQAAAETEATIIRWLVSEGDTFKKDQILAEVESAKSTFDFEAPCEGKVEKLLYNEGASVPFENPVMEITTSDPSMHENSQAGSGEKQEVKQEESANPQKMELTPKAAVHSAPREISMLGFGTYLPTRVVKTDELLSEFPNITEDYIYGVTGIKERRWASSEEKPSDMAYQASLKAIEESGLSTKDIGAIVVSTTTPDVVMPSTACILQGMLGIRGVPAFDLNAACSGWLYAISTAKGLILSGVADNVLVTAVDMQSRVLDKNDKDTYFLFGDGAGATVVSGSRSGHIIKQEILSADSDGLHMARRHYPGYEVPDNSADFDPWVRLDGKALFRFATESFSSLVRELVVKSNWQPQDVRWVVPHQANGRIIKAAARKSGISFERFYLNIDRVGNTSSASIPIALSEIEKGLQKGDKVIFCTVGAGITAAGLSLEW, from the coding sequence ATGACATCTTTTAATACTGTCTTACACTTACCGGCACAGGCTGCAGCAGAAACTGAAGCTACCATTATACGCTGGTTGGTAAGCGAAGGCGATACCTTTAAAAAAGATCAGATTCTTGCTGAAGTTGAGAGTGCTAAATCCACCTTTGATTTTGAAGCTCCCTGTGAGGGGAAGGTTGAGAAACTGCTTTATAACGAGGGTGCATCTGTTCCTTTTGAAAATCCGGTTATGGAGATTACAACCTCTGATCCCTCCATGCATGAGAATTCACAGGCGGGTAGCGGAGAAAAACAGGAGGTTAAGCAGGAGGAATCTGCGAATCCACAAAAAATGGAATTGACCCCTAAGGCAGCGGTACACTCTGCTCCAAGAGAGATCTCTATGCTTGGGTTTGGCACCTATCTGCCCACCCGTGTGGTAAAAACAGATGAGCTTCTGTCGGAATTTCCCAATATAACAGAAGACTACATATACGGAGTTACCGGGATAAAAGAGAGACGGTGGGCCTCAAGTGAAGAGAAACCTTCAGATATGGCTTACCAGGCATCACTAAAAGCAATCGAAGAATCGGGCCTGTCAACTAAAGATATAGGGGCAATAGTGGTCTCCACCACAACCCCCGATGTGGTTATGCCTTCAACCGCATGTATTCTTCAGGGTATGCTGGGTATAAGGGGCGTGCCTGCCTTTGACCTCAATGCAGCATGTTCTGGCTGGCTCTATGCCATATCCACCGCCAAGGGGTTAATCCTCTCCGGTGTAGCCGATAATGTACTTGTAACTGCTGTTGATATGCAGTCCAGGGTGCTTGATAAAAATGATAAAGACACCTATTTCCTTTTCGGAGATGGGGCAGGTGCGACTGTTGTTTCTGGCTCGAGATCCGGCCATATCATAAAACAGGAAATTTTAAGTGCTGACAGTGACGGGCTTCACATGGCAAGGCGGCACTATCCCGGCTACGAAGTGCCGGACAATTCCGCTGATTTTGATCCCTGGGTGCGCCTTGACGGAAAAGCGCTCTTTAGATTTGCTACTGAAAGTTTCTCATCACTCGTGCGAGAACTTGTGGTTAAAAGTAACTGGCAGCCCCAGGATGTCAGGTGGGTGGTTCCACATCAGGCAAACGGAAGAATCATAAAAGCTGCAGCCAGAAAGAGCGGCATATCATTTGAACGGTTTTATCTCAACATCGACAGAGTTGGGAATACATCAAGTGCAAGCATCCCTATAGCTCTTTCGGAAATCGAAAAAGGGCTGCAGAAGGGTGATAAGGTCATTTTCTGTACTGTTGGAGCGGGAATTACTGCTGCTGGTCTCTCGTTGGAGTGGTAA
- a CDS encoding DNA repair protein RadC — protein sequence MSNTFKNQGVPAGVAHSYKEPSDARGEVSSNGHRKRLLERYLKAGLSGFHDHEMVELLLTFVIPRKDTKPIARELLNRYGTISKIVNMPAADLAVVKGLGLRSAALLTLIRDVMAVCLQQRYQQQPVISHRRDVEEYFRFNFGHRREEYVAALFMDSSNHIIQTEILCEGTVNQCAVYPRTVMERAMKCGAASYILAHNHPGGGLNPSEADWLITERLFTVGKLLEIPLLDHLIISKTQVVSMRELARWPR from the coding sequence ATGTCCAACACATTTAAAAATCAAGGGGTTCCTGCCGGTGTAGCCCACAGCTACAAAGAGCCCTCTGATGCCCGTGGGGAAGTCTCCTCCAACGGTCATCGCAAGCGGTTGCTTGAGAGATATCTGAAGGCTGGGTTGTCAGGCTTTCATGATCATGAAATGGTAGAATTGCTTTTAACTTTTGTAATTCCCCGCAAAGACACCAAGCCCATCGCAAGGGAACTGTTAAACCGCTACGGGACTATCAGTAAGATTGTAAATATGCCAGCGGCTGATTTGGCAGTGGTAAAGGGGCTGGGGCTCAGATCCGCAGCACTGCTTACCCTGATCAGGGATGTCATGGCAGTTTGTCTTCAGCAACGTTATCAGCAGCAGCCTGTTATCTCTCATCGTCGTGACGTTGAGGAGTATTTCAGATTTAACTTTGGTCACAGGCGAGAGGAATATGTGGCTGCTCTGTTTATGGACAGCTCAAACCATATCATTCAAACCGAAATACTATGCGAAGGGACTGTCAATCAGTGCGCGGTTTATCCCAGAACCGTAATGGAGAGGGCTATGAAATGCGGTGCTGCATCGTATATCCTGGCTCATAATCATCCCGGTGGGGGGCTAAACCCCTCGGAGGCTGACTGGCTTATAACTGAGAGGCTTTTCACTGTGGGAAAACTGCTCGAAATCCCCCTTCTGGACCATCTTATCATTTCAAAAACTCAGGTCGTAAGTATGCGGGAGCTTGCACGATGGCCCCGATAA
- a CDS encoding D-lactate dehydrogenase, whose product MSKKVKIALFDSKPYDQEFFDTINQKYGYEIQYFPNRLSSETVALARDFDTICAFVNDNIDAKVITQLHESGTKLIALRCAGYNNVDLNSAYGKIHVVRVPAYSPYAVAEHAVALMLSLNRKTHKAYFRTRDHNFSLNGLLGFDMHSKTAGIVGTGKIGKVAIDILKGFGMKILAFDVYPDQQFAEKNGVEYTDLDTLYKQSDIISLHCPLTPENVYMINSDSISKMKDGVMIINTGRGKLINSKDLIDGLKAKKIGSAGLDVYEEEGDYFFEDFSAEAISDDVLARLLSFPNVLVTSHQAFFTHEALDKIALTTLENIRNYHEEGHLPNEICYHCNGEGCKRKESGRCF is encoded by the coding sequence ATGAGTAAAAAAGTAAAAATCGCTTTATTCGATTCCAAACCTTACGACCAGGAGTTTTTCGATACAATAAACCAAAAGTATGGTTATGAAATTCAGTATTTCCCCAATCGCCTTAGTTCCGAAACAGTTGCCCTTGCCAGAGATTTTGATACAATCTGCGCATTCGTGAACGACAATATCGATGCAAAAGTAATCACCCAGCTTCATGAAAGTGGTACAAAACTCATAGCTCTGCGCTGTGCCGGATACAACAATGTTGATCTCAACTCTGCCTACGGAAAAATCCACGTTGTACGTGTGCCGGCATATTCACCCTATGCAGTGGCAGAACATGCTGTTGCTCTGATGCTCTCTCTGAACCGCAAAACTCATAAAGCATATTTTCGCACCCGCGATCACAACTTCTCCCTTAATGGACTTCTTGGCTTCGATATGCATAGCAAAACTGCAGGAATCGTAGGAACCGGGAAAATCGGAAAAGTCGCCATCGATATCCTTAAAGGATTTGGGATGAAAATACTCGCTTTCGATGTATATCCCGATCAGCAATTCGCAGAAAAAAATGGAGTGGAATACACTGATCTGGACACACTATACAAACAGAGTGACATTATTTCTCTCCATTGCCCGCTGACTCCGGAAAATGTATACATGATCAATTCTGATTCCATTTCAAAAATGAAAGATGGAGTGATGATCATTAATACCGGGCGGGGTAAGCTTATAAACTCCAAAGATCTGATCGATGGACTCAAGGCTAAAAAGATCGGCTCTGCAGGACTCGATGTGTACGAGGAAGAAGGAGACTACTTCTTCGAGGACTTCTCGGCAGAAGCTATAAGTGATGATGTGCTTGCGCGATTGCTATCTTTTCCAAATGTGCTGGTAACTTCACACCAGGCTTTTTTCACTCATGAAGCATTGGATAAAATCGCTCTGACCACTCTGGAAAATATCAGAAATTACCACGAAGAGGGACATCTACCTAACGAAATCTGCTATCACTGTAACGGTGAGGGGTGTAAGCGAAAGGAATCGGGACGCTGTTTTTAA
- a CDS encoding Branched-chain alpha-keto acid dehydrogenase, E1 component, alpha subunit, producing MFLTRLIDNKIKELFRKGMVKGTVVMSKGNEATAVGMALPFRSGKDILSLLHRDLGSHLVAGANPYSLICQHLANADSPTHGREGNVHHGDALNRRFPMISHLGGMLPLTVGGVWAGRKNGEEIYGITAIGDGGASTGDFHEALNLASVQNVPVVFIVQNNNYAFSTPTQKQFKCKNISDRASGYGIPGKTINGLDPWEVYSAVTDSLREMAENPHPVLIEAKTIRLEGHAVYDTCDYISDQEKERILKLDPVPAVREKILAEGIVSEEELCDLEKQITEETDTLTSRAVACSRPNPTTPPQVVFCSAEIPKISPFSAKQVRNLNAINTALDHILTSNSDAFICGQDIGEYGSAFKTCKGLIKKHGPDRVLDFPICESGTAGFCLGASQVNTRPVMEFQFADFSTEAVTQVALNSGTWFYRTGKSAPILFRMPCGGGITLGAFHSAEYDGLWTRFPGIKLLYPVTPQETYEAILAGFYDPNPCIVLEHKLLYWGNQGDIEFKGDISEVFRPRQYTQGEDLTIVAMGAMVEQALKVVNNNNYSASVWNPFILNPLNFEPVLKSIEATGRLLVIQESGETAGLGDRFISLAVQRCFSSLKCAPVKVSAPDTPVPFAKELEYTYLPGQERIRCAIEKILGEAT from the coding sequence ATGTTCCTTACCCGTCTTATCGACAATAAAATTAAGGAACTGTTTCGCAAGGGGATGGTTAAGGGTACTGTTGTAATGAGTAAAGGGAATGAAGCTACTGCTGTGGGGATGGCCCTACCCTTCCGGTCTGGAAAAGATATTTTGTCTCTGCTTCACCGTGATCTGGGATCACATCTGGTGGCCGGAGCTAACCCCTATTCCCTTATTTGCCAGCACCTGGCAAATGCTGACAGTCCCACACATGGCAGAGAGGGTAATGTCCACCATGGGGATGCGCTGAACCGGCGGTTTCCCATGATAAGTCATCTGGGTGGTATGCTCCCCCTTACGGTTGGAGGTGTATGGGCAGGACGTAAAAACGGAGAAGAGATTTACGGTATCACCGCGATAGGGGATGGCGGCGCCAGCACAGGGGACTTCCATGAGGCTTTGAATTTGGCTTCTGTACAAAATGTGCCGGTAGTGTTTATTGTCCAAAACAATAATTACGCATTTTCCACCCCAACTCAAAAACAATTCAAATGTAAAAACATTTCCGACAGGGCATCCGGCTATGGAATACCGGGGAAAACCATCAACGGGCTCGACCCATGGGAAGTATACAGTGCTGTGACCGATTCTCTCAGGGAGATGGCTGAGAATCCTCACCCGGTATTGATTGAGGCCAAAACGATACGTCTTGAAGGGCATGCGGTCTACGATACCTGTGATTATATCAGCGACCAGGAGAAAGAGAGAATTCTCAAGCTCGATCCAGTTCCTGCTGTAAGGGAAAAGATTCTCGCAGAGGGAATTGTTTCAGAAGAGGAGCTGTGTGATCTTGAAAAGCAAATCACAGAGGAAACCGACACTCTGACAAGCAGAGCTGTTGCATGTTCAAGACCCAATCCAACCACGCCCCCTCAGGTGGTATTCTGTAGTGCTGAAATTCCAAAGATCTCACCTTTCAGTGCAAAACAGGTGAGGAATTTAAATGCAATTAACACAGCTCTTGATCATATACTTACCAGCAATTCAGATGCATTTATCTGTGGACAGGATATAGGTGAGTATGGGTCTGCCTTCAAAACCTGTAAGGGGTTGATAAAAAAACATGGCCCTGATCGTGTCCTTGATTTTCCGATATGTGAGTCCGGTACTGCCGGGTTCTGCCTTGGAGCTTCGCAGGTTAACACCAGGCCGGTTATGGAGTTTCAGTTTGCGGATTTTTCCACCGAAGCGGTTACTCAGGTCGCCCTGAACTCAGGAACCTGGTTTTACAGAACGGGAAAAAGCGCTCCTATTCTTTTCCGGATGCCCTGTGGGGGAGGGATAACTCTGGGGGCATTTCATTCTGCAGAATATGATGGACTCTGGACACGGTTTCCGGGTATTAAACTTCTCTATCCTGTTACTCCACAAGAGACATATGAAGCAATACTTGCTGGCTTTTACGATCCTAATCCCTGTATCGTTTTGGAGCATAAGCTTCTCTACTGGGGTAATCAGGGAGATATAGAATTTAAGGGAGATATCTCTGAGGTGTTTCGCCCAAGACAGTATACCCAGGGTGAAGATCTGACTATCGTTGCTATGGGAGCGATGGTAGAGCAGGCACTAAAAGTCGTTAATAACAATAACTATTCCGCTTCGGTATGGAATCCATTTATATTAAACCCATTAAACTTTGAACCGGTATTGAAATCAATTGAAGCGACCGGAAGGTTACTTGTTATTCAGGAGAGCGGAGAAACCGCCGGGTTAGGTGACCGGTTTATTTCTCTTGCTGTTCAGAGATGTTTCAGTTCTTTAAAGTGTGCTCCGGTAAAAGTGAGTGCTCCGGATACACCAGTTCCCTTTGCTAAAGAGTTGGAATACACCTATTTGCCAGGTCAGGAAAGAATAAGGTGTGCGATTGAAAAGATACTAGGAGAGGCAACTTAA
- a CDS encoding Radical SAM domain heme biosynthesis protein — MEKRGIKVEHSRSSPPVRLIAWEVTRSCKFKCLHCRASARDGLYSDELTTEECEKLLENIASFSKPIIILTGGEPLLREDIFHIIEFGRSLGLKMVMASCSPSLNRDLCKKLKRSGVERISLSIDSPFPEKHDFFRGVSGAFEAMIRVFKAVRGAGLEFQINSTITRMNMDDLPGLLRLAEEQGAVSFHPFLLVPTGRAKELTGYTLSAREYEGVLKRICEQSIKSNIDIKPTCAPHYSRICAQRGLTGSSVRGTITRGCLGGHGFAFISHRGVVQICGFLDRSAGELRPGGFDFRSIWNSSPFFKRIRSIESYKGKCGLCEYWKICGGCRARGLSVNGDCFAEEPFCLYRPKASKT, encoded by the coding sequence TTGGAGAAGAGGGGAATAAAAGTTGAACATAGCAGATCCTCTCCTCCTGTGAGGCTCATAGCTTGGGAGGTGACGCGAAGCTGTAAATTTAAATGCCTTCATTGCAGAGCCTCTGCAAGGGATGGACTGTATTCTGATGAACTGACCACTGAGGAATGCGAAAAACTGCTGGAGAATATCGCTTCGTTTTCTAAACCAATAATCATTCTGACTGGCGGAGAGCCCTTACTCAGAGAGGATATATTCCATATTATTGAATTTGGGAGATCCCTGGGTCTCAAGATGGTGATGGCTTCCTGTTCCCCCTCTCTCAACAGAGATTTGTGTAAGAAGTTGAAACGTTCTGGTGTTGAGCGTATCAGCCTGAGTATCGATTCACCTTTCCCTGAGAAACACGATTTCTTCAGGGGGGTAAGCGGGGCTTTTGAAGCGATGATCAGGGTGTTTAAAGCGGTGCGGGGAGCGGGGCTTGAGTTTCAGATAAACTCCACAATCACACGTATGAACATGGATGATCTTCCGGGGTTACTTCGCCTTGCAGAAGAGCAGGGGGCGGTATCCTTTCACCCGTTTCTTCTGGTCCCCACCGGCAGGGCAAAAGAACTTACCGGCTACACTCTTTCTGCCCGGGAGTATGAAGGGGTTCTTAAGCGGATTTGTGAGCAAAGTATAAAATCTAATATTGATATCAAACCCACCTGTGCCCCCCATTACTCCAGGATTTGCGCACAGAGAGGTTTAACCGGGTCATCAGTCCGTGGCACAATTACCAGGGGGTGTTTGGGTGGCCATGGTTTTGCTTTTATTTCGCACAGGGGTGTGGTTCAGATTTGCGGATTTCTCGACAGGTCTGCAGGAGAGCTTAGGCCCGGCGGTTTTGATTTCAGATCAATATGGAACAGTTCCCCTTTCTTTAAGCGCATTCGCTCCATTGAGAGCTATAAGGGGAAATGCGGGTTGTGCGAATACTGGAAAATTTGTGGTGGGTGCAGGGCGCGTGGGCTCTCTGTAAACGGGGACTGTTTTGCCGAGGAACCTTTCTGTCTATATCGTCCCAAAGCATCTAAAACGTGA